A part of Carassius carassius chromosome 4, fCarCar2.1, whole genome shotgun sequence genomic DNA contains:
- the LOC132139862 gene encoding non-POU domain-containing octamer-binding protein-like isoform X1, whose protein sequence is MQGNGGLRSEQQNHGPPRQQTNPQQEPQRKPSGADSNGQHTDAGEQSSPNAAFTIDMQNFRKPGEKTYTQRSRLFVGNLPTGTTEEDVEKLFSKYGKPSEIFINKERGFGFIRLETKTLADIAKAELDDTVFRGRQIRVRFATHGAALTVKNLPQFVSNELLEEAFSMFGPIERAIVIVDDRGRPTGKGIVEFANKPSARKALDRCGDGAFLLSAFPRPVTVEPMEQLDEDEGLPERLINKNPIYHKEREQPPRFAQPGSFEYEYAMRWKALMEMEKQQFEQVDRNIKEAQEKLETEMEAARHEHQVMLMRQDLLRRQEELRRMEEAHSQEVQKRKQMELRQEEERRRREEELRAHSEDLMRRQQGQGGNFSEKRDPDMRMHMGGQGMAMNRNPMGGNTTTAGAASLSSSEQGSAGNPGGLPLPFPRAGPPVDFGPNKRRRF, encoded by the exons ATGCAAGGAAACGGAGGACTCCGTTCAGAGCAGCAGAATCACGGGCCGCCCCGACAGCAGACCAACCCCCAGCAGGAACCACAGAGGAAGCCTTCAGGAGCCGACAGCAATGGACAACACACTGATGCTGGAGAGCAGAGTAGCCCAA ATGCTGCTTTCACTATAGACATGCAGAACTTCAGGAAGCCAGGTGAGAAGACCTACACGCAGAGGAGCAGGCTGTTTGTGGGGAACCTGCCCACAGGAACCACAGAGGAGGATGTGGAAAAGCTCTTCTCCAAGTATGGGAAACCTTCTGAGATCTTCATCAACAAGGAAAGAGGCTTTGGCTTCATCAGGCTG GAAACAAAGACTCTTGCGGACATAGCAAAAGCAGAACTGGATGACACTGTGTTCCGAGGTCGCCAGATCCGTGTGCGTTTTGCGACTCATGGCGCTGCACTGACTGTCAAGAACCTGCCTCAGTTTGTGTCCAATGAGCTCCTGGAGGAGGCCTTCTCCATGTTTGGTCCGATCGAACGGGCCATTGTCATCGTCGATGATCGTGGCAGGCCAACTGGGAAGGGCATTGTGGAGTTTGCCAACAAACCGTCTGCCAGGAAAGCTTTGGACCGTTGCGGAGATGGAGCCTTTCTCCTCTCAGC TTTCCCCAGGCCTGTCACCGTGGAGCCGATGGAGCAGCTTGATGAGGATGAGGGACTTCCTGAGAGACTTATTAACAAAAATCCAATATATCACAA AGAGCGTGAGCAGCCACCCCGGTTCGCTCAGCCTGGCTCGTTTGAATACGAGTATGCTATGCGCTGGAAGGCCTTAATGGAAATGGAAAAGCAGCAATTCGAACAGGTTGATAGAAACATCAAAGAGGCCCAAGAGAAGCTGGAGACCGAAATGGAAGCAGCACGACATGAGCACCAAGTCATGCTGATGAGACAAG ATCTCCTGCGCAGACAGGAAGAGTTGAGGAGAATGGAGGAGGCTCATAGCCAGGAAGTCCAGAAACGGAAACAGATGGAGCTGCGTCAGGAGGAGGAGCgacggaggagagaggaggagctcCGTGCCCATTCTGAGGACTTGATGAGGAGACAGCAGGGGCAGGGAGGCAACTTCTCCGAGAAA aggGATCCAGACATGAGGATGCATATGGGAG GTCAGGGAATGGCCATGAACAGGAACCCAATGGGTGGAAATACCACAACAGCAGGAGCTGCCAGCTTGTCTTCAAGTGAG CAGGGCTCTGCTGGTAATCCAGGTGGTCTCCCTCTTCCCTTCCCTCGTGCTGGACCTCCAGTTGACTTTGGCCCCAACAAACGCCGCAGATTCTGA
- the LOC132139862 gene encoding non-POU domain-containing octamer-binding protein-like isoform X2 → MQGNGGLRSEQQNHGPPRQQTNPQQEPQRKPSGADSNGQHTDAGEQSSPNAAFTIDMQNFRKPGEKTYTQRSRLFVGNLPTGTTEEDVEKLFSKYGKPSEIFINKERGFGFIRLETKTLADIAKAELDDTVFRGRQIRVRFATHGAALTVKNLPQFVSNELLEEAFSMFGPIERAIVIVDDRGRPTGKGIVEFANKPSARKALDRCGDGAFLLSAFPRPVTVEPMEQLDEDEGLPERLINKNPIYHKEREQPPRFAQPGSFEYEYAMRWKALMEMEKQQFEQVDRNIKEAQEKLETEMEAARHEHQVMLMRQDLLRRQEELRRMEEAHSQEVQKRKQMELRQEEERRRREEELRAHSEDLMRRQQGQGGNFSEKRDPDMRMHMGGQGMAMNRNPMGGNTTTAGAASLSSSEGSAGNPGGLPLPFPRAGPPVDFGPNKRRRF, encoded by the exons ATGCAAGGAAACGGAGGACTCCGTTCAGAGCAGCAGAATCACGGGCCGCCCCGACAGCAGACCAACCCCCAGCAGGAACCACAGAGGAAGCCTTCAGGAGCCGACAGCAATGGACAACACACTGATGCTGGAGAGCAGAGTAGCCCAA ATGCTGCTTTCACTATAGACATGCAGAACTTCAGGAAGCCAGGTGAGAAGACCTACACGCAGAGGAGCAGGCTGTTTGTGGGGAACCTGCCCACAGGAACCACAGAGGAGGATGTGGAAAAGCTCTTCTCCAAGTATGGGAAACCTTCTGAGATCTTCATCAACAAGGAAAGAGGCTTTGGCTTCATCAGGCTG GAAACAAAGACTCTTGCGGACATAGCAAAAGCAGAACTGGATGACACTGTGTTCCGAGGTCGCCAGATCCGTGTGCGTTTTGCGACTCATGGCGCTGCACTGACTGTCAAGAACCTGCCTCAGTTTGTGTCCAATGAGCTCCTGGAGGAGGCCTTCTCCATGTTTGGTCCGATCGAACGGGCCATTGTCATCGTCGATGATCGTGGCAGGCCAACTGGGAAGGGCATTGTGGAGTTTGCCAACAAACCGTCTGCCAGGAAAGCTTTGGACCGTTGCGGAGATGGAGCCTTTCTCCTCTCAGC TTTCCCCAGGCCTGTCACCGTGGAGCCGATGGAGCAGCTTGATGAGGATGAGGGACTTCCTGAGAGACTTATTAACAAAAATCCAATATATCACAA AGAGCGTGAGCAGCCACCCCGGTTCGCTCAGCCTGGCTCGTTTGAATACGAGTATGCTATGCGCTGGAAGGCCTTAATGGAAATGGAAAAGCAGCAATTCGAACAGGTTGATAGAAACATCAAAGAGGCCCAAGAGAAGCTGGAGACCGAAATGGAAGCAGCACGACATGAGCACCAAGTCATGCTGATGAGACAAG ATCTCCTGCGCAGACAGGAAGAGTTGAGGAGAATGGAGGAGGCTCATAGCCAGGAAGTCCAGAAACGGAAACAGATGGAGCTGCGTCAGGAGGAGGAGCgacggaggagagaggaggagctcCGTGCCCATTCTGAGGACTTGATGAGGAGACAGCAGGGGCAGGGAGGCAACTTCTCCGAGAAA aggGATCCAGACATGAGGATGCATATGGGAG GTCAGGGAATGGCCATGAACAGGAACCCAATGGGTGGAAATACCACAACAGCAGGAGCTGCCAGCTTGTCTTCAAGTGAG GGCTCTGCTGGTAATCCAGGTGGTCTCCCTCTTCCCTTCCCTCGTGCTGGACCTCCAGTTGACTTTGGCCCCAACAAACGCCGCAGATTCTGA
- the LOC132139862 gene encoding non-POU domain-containing octamer-binding protein-like isoform X3, which yields MQGNGGLRSEQQNHGPPRQQTNPQQEPQRKPSGADSNGQHTDAGEQSSPNAAFTIDMQNFRKPGEKTYTQRSRLFVGNLPTGTTEEDVEKLFSKYGKPSEIFINKERGFGFIRLETKTLADIAKAELDDTVFRGRQIRVRFATHGAALTVKNLPQFVSNELLEEAFSMFGPIERAIVIVDDRGRPTGKGIVEFANKPSARKALDRCGDGAFLLSAFPRPVTVEPMEQLDEDEGLPERLINKNPIYHKEREQPPRFAQPGSFEYEYAMRWKALMEMEKQQFEQVDRNIKEAQEKLETEMEAARHEHQVMLMRQDLLRRQEELRRMEEAHSQEVQKRKQMELRQEEERRRREEELRAHSEDLMRRQQGQGGNFSEKRDPDMRMHMGGQGMAMNRNPMGGNTTTAGAASLSSRLCW from the exons ATGCAAGGAAACGGAGGACTCCGTTCAGAGCAGCAGAATCACGGGCCGCCCCGACAGCAGACCAACCCCCAGCAGGAACCACAGAGGAAGCCTTCAGGAGCCGACAGCAATGGACAACACACTGATGCTGGAGAGCAGAGTAGCCCAA ATGCTGCTTTCACTATAGACATGCAGAACTTCAGGAAGCCAGGTGAGAAGACCTACACGCAGAGGAGCAGGCTGTTTGTGGGGAACCTGCCCACAGGAACCACAGAGGAGGATGTGGAAAAGCTCTTCTCCAAGTATGGGAAACCTTCTGAGATCTTCATCAACAAGGAAAGAGGCTTTGGCTTCATCAGGCTG GAAACAAAGACTCTTGCGGACATAGCAAAAGCAGAACTGGATGACACTGTGTTCCGAGGTCGCCAGATCCGTGTGCGTTTTGCGACTCATGGCGCTGCACTGACTGTCAAGAACCTGCCTCAGTTTGTGTCCAATGAGCTCCTGGAGGAGGCCTTCTCCATGTTTGGTCCGATCGAACGGGCCATTGTCATCGTCGATGATCGTGGCAGGCCAACTGGGAAGGGCATTGTGGAGTTTGCCAACAAACCGTCTGCCAGGAAAGCTTTGGACCGTTGCGGAGATGGAGCCTTTCTCCTCTCAGC TTTCCCCAGGCCTGTCACCGTGGAGCCGATGGAGCAGCTTGATGAGGATGAGGGACTTCCTGAGAGACTTATTAACAAAAATCCAATATATCACAA AGAGCGTGAGCAGCCACCCCGGTTCGCTCAGCCTGGCTCGTTTGAATACGAGTATGCTATGCGCTGGAAGGCCTTAATGGAAATGGAAAAGCAGCAATTCGAACAGGTTGATAGAAACATCAAAGAGGCCCAAGAGAAGCTGGAGACCGAAATGGAAGCAGCACGACATGAGCACCAAGTCATGCTGATGAGACAAG ATCTCCTGCGCAGACAGGAAGAGTTGAGGAGAATGGAGGAGGCTCATAGCCAGGAAGTCCAGAAACGGAAACAGATGGAGCTGCGTCAGGAGGAGGAGCgacggaggagagaggaggagctcCGTGCCCATTCTGAGGACTTGATGAGGAGACAGCAGGGGCAGGGAGGCAACTTCTCCGAGAAA aggGATCCAGACATGAGGATGCATATGGGAG GTCAGGGAATGGCCATGAACAGGAACCCAATGGGTGGAAATACCACAACAGCAGGAGCTGCCAGCTTGTCTTCAA GGCTCTGCTGGTAA
- the tnfsf10l4 gene encoding tumor necrosis factor (ligand) superfamily, member 10 like 4, whose product MTGKTTFSLSCEHSGKHCRNMTSNLPISPNYSQLDENISENKPAKGQYIFLLILTLILSTETFITAFLLYDFSEDIQRTRETGKDGGYPIHCLSTDLTQPTNQAGFASCDLFNQELKQTAQQRLLMDIQNYVLETLGEHNVTEIFKPAVHVGAKQELKQYQRLQKDDGVRALDRIQWDNMNGQFSQEGLMRLSSDGEIAVPHDGIYFVFSQINFETQLGKIMHFTQYLYKTTASYPRQVMLVKSVVTPCVSKNSNVQLYSSHQGALFRLEKGDRLSLYVLNISSVRFPQEATYFGAFMIN is encoded by the exons ATGACAGGAAAAACGACTTTCTCTCTGTCATGCGAACACTCTGGAAAACACTGTCGGAACATGACATCAAACTTACCAATCAGCCCCAATTATAGCCAGCTGGACgaaaacatttctgaaaacaaACCTGCAAAAGGGCAGTACATATTCTTATTGATTCTGACTTTAATATTAAGCACGGAGACGTTTATCACGGCTTTCCTTCTTTATGACTTCTCCGAGGATATTCAAAGA actcgTGAAACTGGCAAAGATGGAGGGTATCCAATCCACTGTCTCTCCACAGATCTTACCCAACCGACAAATCAAGCAGGTTTCGCAAGCTGTGACTTGTTCAATCAAGAACTGAAACAAACCGCACAGCAG AGGCTGTTGATGGACATACAGAATTATGTACTGGAAACATTAGGag AACATAATGTCACTGAGATTTTCAAACCAGCTGTGCACGTCGGGGCAAAACAAGAGCTTAAACAATATCAAAGGCTGCAGAAAGATG ACGGAGTTCGTGCACTGGATCGCATACAGTGGGACAACATGAACGGCCAGTTCAGTCAGGAAGGGTTAATGCGCCTGAGTTCCGATGGAGAAATAGCGGTGCCACACGACGGCATTTACTTTGTTTTCTCTCAGATTAATTTCGAAACACAATTAGGAAAGATTATGCACTTTACGCAGTACTTATACAAGACGACAGCATCCTATCCACGACAAGTGATGCTCGTAAAATCTGTAGTGACTCCCTGCGTGAGCAAAAACTCTAATGTACAGCTTTATTCCAGCCATCAGGGGGCGCTGTTCCGCTTAGAAAAGGGCGATAGGCTCTCCTTGTACGTGCTGAATATAAGCTCCGTTCGCTTCCCACAGGAAGCTACTTACTTCGGGGCTTTCATGATTAACTAA